In Cataglyphis hispanica isolate Lineage 1 chromosome 10, ULB_Chis1_1.0, whole genome shotgun sequence, a genomic segment contains:
- the LOC126852209 gene encoding MYG1 exonuclease isoform X2 produces MCSLKVVTTVQECFYCEHYIFRSRTQSVLETCDIVVDVGGVYDPSKHRYDHHMREFQETMSSLMKKPEYNWTIKLSSAGLIYGHFGHAILKNVLPEVTDNRVIDEIFKKIYDTLIKEIDAIDNGVPMYDAEPLYRIATDLSSRVSRLNPQWNSQDVNIEEQFERAMALVLEEFLEFVQYAKNVWLPAKDIVQQAVKDRFKIDSSGEIILLSQTVPWKEHLFQLEKEMNVSPSIKYAVFEADDNYRVQCMPVALGSFVCRMFLPEAWGGLRNEALVEACNIEDAVFVHSVRFIGGHKTKDGALAMARQALQIGHAAQCIN; encoded by the exons ATGTGCTCTCTTAAAGTTGTTACCACAGTACAAGAATGCTTCTATTGTGAG cattatatttttagatctcGAACTCAAAGTGTCTTAGAAACCTGTGATATCGTAGTAGATGTTGGTGGAGTATATGATCCCTCCAAGCATCGATACGACCATCATATgag GGAATTTCAGGAAACAATGAGTAGTCTTATGAAAAAACCAGAATACAACTGgacaataaaattaagcaGTGCAGGCTTGATTTATGGTCATTTTGGTCatgcaatattaaagaatGTACTTCCAGAAGTAACAGACAACAGAGTCATTGATGAgatcttcaaaaaaatttatgataccctaattaaagaaattgatgCTATAGATAACGGTGTGCCAATGTATGATGCGGAACCATT GTATCGAATAGCTACTGATTTAAGCTCACGAGTGAGTAGACTCAATCCTCAATGGAATAGCCAAGATGTGAATATCGAAGAACAATTTGAAAGAGCTATGGCTTTGGTTTTGGAGGAATTTCTGGAATTTGTACAGTATGCAAAAAACGTTTGGCTGCCAGCAAAAGATATCGTACAACAAGCTGTGAAGGATCGATTTAAA atTGATTCGAGCGGCGAGATAATATTGTTGTCGCAAACTGTACCATGGAAGgaacatttatttcaattggaaaaagaaatgaatgtTTCGCCATCGATAAAATATGCCGTTTTTGAAGCTGATGACAACTACCGGGTTCAGTGTATGCCGGTAGCGTTGGGTAGTTTTGTATGCAGGATGTTTTTACCGGAAGCATGGGGCGGTTTACGTAACGAGGCGCTTGTGGAAGCCTGCAATATCGAAGACGCCGTGTTTGTACATTCCGTTCGATTTATCGGCGGCCATAAAACCAAAGACGGCGCATTGGCCATGGCGCGACAGGCGCTCCAAATTGGACATGCCGCGCAATGTATAAATTGA
- the LOC126852488 gene encoding uncharacterized protein LOC126852488: MKVLIVLSVVLACAFARPSLIYAKLTPGAPIGLDGRVVDTAEVALAKAEHAAAHINEKINLAQEAVRSADVLAYVAPANVAVIGGAQLVEPVAVATKLVPGAPIGLDGRVVDTPEVALAKAEHAAAHVNERLSHEVARSAAYEQPLVILNHGAPLIFLLATAVTCRAAYVGPSPYGSPLVHPQPQQIAPSYAPPAPVGEDGNVIDTPEVAQAKAAHFAEFARAAARAAQDEKNQQQLSGYNPQVSSPTYSYPTTAQPTAMPYQRQADYQRPTPIYQTANHVPAPPVYAPLNYQQLQQYDARANFVDQKDYALPAKTTTFVPAPLAEDGTVVDTPEVAALKAARLAELAEAEARAYKHASAHPNEDQGQAYSGSPVGAAPVNYNANLGHYGASQQFLGSSYPGTQPYSTQQAYNPSSGYQPQHYQSQRLIGTYIILITVVAIISATPTYYQYHGPPAPIGHDGRVIDTPEVAHAKAAHLAAVAEAAAKVPYGLTSYARNPDYHGYSKPVSVSRQMYHSGHGYHGPPAPLDHEGRVVDTPEVARAKAAHLAAYNHIASSAPVGEDHPQSYDHHYYGASLVALDDDERERLSAKEVADNAKLTSAGMKVLIVLSALCAIAVANPIYLAYRTGVPLGPDGKILDTPEVAQAKAAHLATQAYEAVRNTLGYAPALAIYAPAITYGAPIGVDGRVVDTPEVAQAKAAHLAAHAQEAAKTVGLAPYGALAYAPSPVLYGYAPLGSDGRVIDTPEVAQAKAAHFAAHAQETARNAVQQV; this comes from the exons ATGAAGGTTCTC ATCGTTCTTTCTGTCGTTCTGGCTTGCGCCTTCGCTCGTCCATCACTGATTTACGCCAAGCTAACACCCGGGGCACCGATCGGCCTAGACGGCCGGGTAGTGGACACCGCGGAAGTAGCGTTGGCCAAGGCCGAGCACGCGGCCGCTCATATCAACGAGAAGATCAATCTGGCCCAGGAAGCTGTCAGATCGGCCGACGTGCTCGCTTACGTCGCGCCGGCGAACGTGGCCGTGATCGGCGGGGCCCAGCTGGTGGAACCGGTCGCGGTGGCGACGAAACTGGTGCCCGGGGCACCGATCGGGCTCGACGGGCGTGTCGTGGACACGCCGGAAGTCGCCCTCGCCAAGGCGGAGCACGCAGCGGCGCACGTCAACGAGAGACTCAGCCACGAGGTCGCGAGATCGGCCGCTTACGAACAACCGCTTGTCATCCTGAATCACGGTGCGCCGCTC ATTTTCTTGCTCGCCACGGCGGTGACCTGTAGAGCCGCGTACGTCGGTCCATCCCCGTACGGGAGCCCCTTGGTCCACCCCCAACCCCAGCAGATCGCCCCGAGCTACGCGCCACCGGCTCCAGTCGGCGAGGACGGAAACGTCATCGACACGCCGGAAGTGGCGCAGGCAAAGGCCGCGCATTTTGCCGAATTTGCGAGAGCCGCCGCCCGCGCGGCCCAGGACGAGAAGAATCAGCAGCAGCTGTCTGGTTACAATCCGCAGGTCTCATCGCCCACTTACAGCTACCCAACGACCGCTCAACCTACGGCAATGCCCTATCAGAGACAGGCCGATTATCAGCGACCTACTCCGATCTATCAGACGGCAAATCACGTGCCGGCACCACCAGTCTACGCGCCGCTCAATTATCAGCAACTCCAGCAATATGATGCTCGCGCAAATTTCGTGGACCAGAAGGATTACGCGTTACCCGCCAAGACCACTACCTTCGTGCCGGCGCCGTTGGCCGAGGACGGGACGGTCGTAGACACGCCGGAAGTGGCGGCCCTGAAGGCTGCCAGACTGGCCGAACTCGCCGAGGCCGAGGCTCGTGCCTACAAGCACGCGAGCGCTCATCCGAACGAAGACCAGGGTCAAG CTTATTCTGGATCGCCGGTTGGTGCCGCTCCCGTCAACTACAATGCTAATCTAGGACATTATGGTGCTTCCCAACAATTTCTAGGATCCTCGTATCCTGGAACTCAGCCTTACTCCACGCAACAAGCATACAATCCGTCGTCGGGATACCAGCCTCAGCATTATCAGTCCCAGCGTCTGATAGGAACCTAC ATTATCTTGATAACCGTCGTTGCCATAATTTCGGCTACACCGACGTATTATCAATATCATGGACCACCCGCGCCGATAGGTCACGATGGCAGAGTCATAGATACACCGGAAGTAGCCCATGCCAAAGCGGCACATCTCGCCGCCGTGGCGGAAGCTGCCGCGAAAGTTCCGTACGGTCTGACTTCCTATGCGAGAAATCCGGACTATCATGGATATTCGAAACCGGTATCGGTCAGTCGTCAGATGTATCACAGTGGACACGGATATCACGGACCACCTGCTCCGTTAGATCACGAA GGTCGCGTAGTAGACACGCCGGAAGTGGCCCGAGCGAAAGCCGCGCACTTGGCGGCTTACAATCACATAGCTTCCTCGGCACCTGTCGGCGAGGATCATCCCCAGAGTTATGATCATCATTATTATGGCGCTTCGT TAGTCGCTCTTGACGATGATGAACGTGAGAGACTCTCGGCCAAAGAAGTAGCCGACAACGCAAAACTGACCTCGGCAG GCATGAAGGTTCTC ATTGTACTCTCCGCGCTCTGCGCCATTGCGGTCGCAAATCCGATTTACCTAGCTTATCGCACCGGCGTGCCACTCGGGCCTGACGGTAAAATCCTGGACACCCCGGAAGTGGCGCAGGCAAAGGCGGCGCATCTCGCTACTCAAGCTTACGAGGCCGTCAGAAACACGCTCGGCTATGCACCCGCCCTGGCCATTTATGCACCTGCAATTACGTACGGCGCACCCATCGGCGTGGACGGTCGGGTGGTAGACACACCTGAGGTCGCCCAGGCCAAGGCTGCCCATCTCGCCGCTCACGCCCAA GAGGCTGCCAAGACGGTCGGACTAGCTCCATACGGAGCTTTGGCGTACGCTCCTTCGCCTGTATTATATGGTTACGCTCCACTTGGATCCGACGGCAGAGTAATAGACACCCCCGAAGTGGCGCAAGCTAAGGCTGCGCATTTTGCCGCTCACGCTCAGGAAACTGCCAGAAACGCTGTTCAACaagtgtaa
- the LOC126852218 gene encoding LOW QUALITY PROTEIN: pupal cuticle protein-like (The sequence of the model RefSeq protein was modified relative to this genomic sequence to represent the inferred CDS: inserted 2 bases in 1 codon) has protein sequence MIGSLIIFFAMSSVILAAPQWYGPHASPAPLGPDGRVVDTPEVAQLKAAHLNALAEANARAPKGPGPVGAYAGPNGPYTSGNYIPHYSGPPAPLGPDGRVVDTPEVQQAKAVHFXLYNAEARRVPAGPADPVAAGAYDPSWNNDGYNPAWNNLARSYY, from the exons ATGATCGGATCTCTC atTATCTTCTTCGCAATGTCGAGCGTTATTCTAGCGGCTCCACAGTGGTACGGGCCTCACGCTTCTCCAGCACCACTGGGTCCAGATGGTCGTGTGGTGGACACGCCGGAAGTCGCGCAATTAAAAGCTGCTCATTTGAATGCTTTAGCGGAAGCTAATGCACGTGCGCCAAAGGGGCCAGGACCAGTCGGTGCTTACGCTGGGCCTAATGGGCCTTATACTTCCGGAAATTATATTCCACATTACAG CGGACCACCGGCCCCATTGGGCCCAGACGGTCGTGTagttgacacacccgaagtcCAACAAGCCAAGGCCGTACATTT TCTTTACAATGCGGAAGCGCGACGCGTGCCGGCCGGTCCAGCTGATCCAGTCGCCGCCGGCGCCTACGATCCGTCCTGGAACAACGACGGTTATAATCCCGCTTGGAACAATCTGGCTcgcagttattattaa
- the LOC126852199 gene encoding probable serine/threonine-protein kinase clkA, with amino-acid sequence MENQDLLTTDETTKEELESIKYVSVMQPNNVNGNNMYVQNILNSTNSENEAIQNWENKEVHYKERYVPVRNETYKQDEVTADKIVVDKMNTEVINKKTRRSNRLLVNDKKENLKTTICGKVLKQKRTSKKSNKTVQDTVSNEMLTMLYKKIAAVESQKYSMLPSFGSIRPNNPNDTLHIPYGIAKQDSKQESHYNYSINNNRNMLQYLDYNNSRHENLKQPILVNSNPWSIASKNDQNFILNNIANTQNQVGQIGFINDKQYHNPYTADYNSKQNENLYYSSIKSKDSRQLSGNENKVFRCSCNDCTSNMWNNMHTGVEVFPKKDNATVQQIVNNNILSYIPPTTVIANDTCNTAVGSFNYSHNYQSLHADYNFKRLFHSGFNTINKVNINGYNVMAKRNIMSPLNNWNPHINYSTIPYNSNTNVTLDASIPSEPLPSSSFYTGNNSTQFNNYYNKDLVKMNMSQYKERDNFNPSTMPSFENSLLTTNMHGLDSESIHTSSQNSTSTNENGIIYDITNFVSETNTPNGSQESPSYVYAKEMDKNWSSNLSNI; translated from the exons atggAAAATCAAG actTGTTAACCACTGATGAAACTACAAAGGAAGAACTGGAATCAATTAAGTACGTTTCAGTAATGCAACCTAATAATGTTAATggaaataatatgtatgtacaaaatatattaaattcaacaaATTCAGAAAATGAGGCTATCCAAAATTGGGAGAATAAAGAAGTacattataaagaaagatatgtGCCTGTTAGAAATGAAACATATAAGCAGGATGAAGTTACAGCAGATAAAATAGTGGTAGATAAAATGAACACAGaagtaatcaataaaaaaaccaGAAGAAGTAATCGTTTATtagtaaatgataaaaaagaaaatttgaagaCAACTATCTGTGGCAAGGTACTAAAGCAGAAGAGGACGAGcaagaaatcaaataaaacaGTACAGGACACAGTATCAAATGAGATGTTAACAATGTTATACAAGAAGATAGCTGCAGTAGAATCTCAAAAATACTCAATGTTGCCATCATTTGGAAGCATTAGGCCTAATAATCCTAATGACACGTTGCATATTCCATATGGAATAGCAAAACAGGATAGCAAACAAGAATCACATTATAATtacagtataaataataatagaaacatGTTGCAGTATTTAGATTACAATAATTCGAGACATGAGAATTTGAAACAACCAATCTTAGTCAATTCTAATCCTTGGTCCATTGCATCAAAAAATgatcagaattttatattgaataatattgctAATACGCAAAATCAAGTAGGACAAATTGGCTTCATTAATGATAAGCAGTATCATAATCCATATACTGCTGATTACAACtcaaaacaaaatgaaaatctaTACTATTCTTCAATTAAATCTAAGGATTCCCGTCAATTATCTGGTAATGAAAACAAAGTTTTTCGTTGTTCATGTAATGATTGTACGAGTAACATGTGGAACAACATGCATACTGGCGTCGAAGTGTTCCCAAAAAAGGATAATGCAACAGTTCAACAAAtagtcaataataatattttaagttatattCCTCCAACCACTGTTATTGCTAATGATACATGTAATACTGCAGTAGGATCGTTCAATTATTCACATAATTATCAATCGTTACAcgcagattataattttaaaagattatttcatagtggttttaatacaataaacaaAGTGAACATTAATGGATACAATGTAATGGCAAAGAGAAACATAATGTCTCCATTAAATAACTGGAATCCTCATATAAATTACTCAACAATTCcatataatagtaatacaaACGTTACTCTGGATGCATCTATCCCATCTGAACCATTACCGTCGTCTTCTTTTTATACAGGCAATAATAGCACACaatttaataactattataacAAAGATCTGGTGAAAATGAATATGTCTCAATACAAggaaagagataattttaatccatCAACAATGCCTAGCTTTGAAAATTCTCTACTTACTACTAATATGCATGGATTAGATTCTGAGTCAATACATACTTCATCACAAAACAGTACATCAACCAATGAAAAtggtataatatatgatattacaaattttgtttctgAAACAAATACACCCAATGGATCTCAAGAATCTCCATCTTATGTATATGCTAAGGAGATGGACAAAAATTGGTCatcaaatttatctaatatctaa
- the LOC126852219 gene encoding cuticle protein 2-like, translated as MRTSMKSFIILSCLSLSALALPSYTPYQAYGVQAGHYHGPPAPLAPDGRVVDTPEVAHAKQAHLAAYAAEAARAAHHGGYPADGSYVDNYIGAGYHGPPAPLAPDGRVVDTPEVAHAKAAHLAAYAAEVSKIAHLSHLNPYTNVAW; from the exons ATGCGCACAAGCATGAAGTCCTTC ATCATCTTATCGTGTCTTTCATTGTCGGCGCTAGCCTTGCCCTCGTATACGCCTTATCAGGCATACGGGGTGCAAGCCGGACATTATCACGGCCCCCCGGCCCCACTAGCCCCCGACGGTCGAGTGGTCGACACGCCGGAAGTAGCCCATGCCAAGCAAGCGCATCTGGCGGCATACGCAGCTGAGGCAGCCAGAGCGGCGCATCACGGCGGATATCCCGCGGACGGAAGTTACGTTGACAATTACATCGGCGCCGGGTATCACGGACCGCCGGCCCCACTAGCCCCCGACGGTCGAGTGGTCGACACGCCGGAAGTAGCCCATGCCAAGGCCGCGCATTTGGCAGCCTATGCCGCGGAGGTATCCAAGATCGCTCATCTGTCACATCTCAATCCTTATACGAATGTTGCCTGGTGA
- the LOC126852222 gene encoding uncharacterized protein LOC126852222, whose amino-acid sequence MRHFAIVMLGLIGLVSAKPALLSVPLTYMTTLTPIGTNRGQNLDRLKDPVAHPDERRTNSANEPERSVGSREQESSSPRFVNNAPLDVDGRVVDTPEVAAAKAAHAAAHVKEKINLAKEAARSGSATDSSETSDDVTLTETVLSTPKVARVNENIDLEAGDVLARLRDGSVVPLVLANGVVALVPVGLDGRPLDNVSETMVAHDDQNPVNDARSVDALAIAGPALAYGRLVY is encoded by the coding sequence ATGAGACACTTCGCGATCGTGATGCTGGGCCTGATCGGTCTGGTCTCGGCCAAGCCCGCTCTTTTGTCCGTACCGTTGACATACATGACAACTTTGACACCCATCGGTACCAATCGTGGACAGAACCTGGACAGATTGAAAGACCCGGTCGCGCATCCCGATGAGAGGAGGACGAATTCGGCAAACGAGCCTGAAAGATCGGTTGGGTCGCGAGAACAAGAATCGTCGTCACCCCGATTCGTCAACAACGCGCCTCTCGATGTCGACGGCAGGGTCGTGGATACGCCAGAAGTCGCGGCAGCCAAGGCGGCCCACGCGGCCGCGCACGTCAAAGAGAAGATCAACCTAGCGAAGGAGGCTGCGAGATCCGGTAGCGCGACGGATTCGTCGGAAACCAGCGACGATGTGACCCTCACCGAGACGGTTCTGAGTACACCGAAAGTCGCGCGTGTCAACGAGAATATCGACCTGGAAGCCGGCGACGTTCTCGCGCGACTCCGCGACGGTTCCGTGGTGCCGTTGGTGCTCGCCAACGGTGTCGTCGCTCTCGTGCCCGTCGGTCTCGACGGCAGGCCCCTGGACAACGTGTCGGAAACGATGGTGGCTCATGACGATCAGAATCCGGTGAACGACGCGAGATCCGTGGACGCTCTGGCGATCGCAGGTCCAGCTCTCGCTTATGGCAGATtggtttattaa
- the LOC126852209 gene encoding MYG1 exonuclease isoform X1, with the protein MSFQAAISKRELEKILISTRSNKIASVLQWRKMMLAELTVKIGTHDGTFHCDEVLACALLKLLPQYKNASIVRSRTQSVLETCDIVVDVGGVYDPSKHRYDHHMREFQETMSSLMKKPEYNWTIKLSSAGLIYGHFGHAILKNVLPEVTDNRVIDEIFKKIYDTLIKEIDAIDNGVPMYDAEPLYRIATDLSSRVSRLNPQWNSQDVNIEEQFERAMALVLEEFLEFVQYAKNVWLPAKDIVQQAVKDRFKIDSSGEIILLSQTVPWKEHLFQLEKEMNVSPSIKYAVFEADDNYRVQCMPVALGSFVCRMFLPEAWGGLRNEALVEACNIEDAVFVHSVRFIGGHKTKDGALAMARQALQIGHAAQCIN; encoded by the exons ATGAGTTTTCAGGCAGCTATAAGTAAACGTGAACTAGAGAAGATACTTATAAGTACACGTTCCAATAAAATAGCTAGTGTTCTTCAGTGGAGGAAAATGATGTTGGCAGAATTAACTGTAAAAATCGGCACACATGATGGCACTTTTCATTGTGACGAGGTGCTCGCATGTGCTCTCTTAAAGTTGTTACCACAGTACAAGAATGCTTCTATTGTGAG atctcGAACTCAAAGTGTCTTAGAAACCTGTGATATCGTAGTAGATGTTGGTGGAGTATATGATCCCTCCAAGCATCGATACGACCATCATATgag GGAATTTCAGGAAACAATGAGTAGTCTTATGAAAAAACCAGAATACAACTGgacaataaaattaagcaGTGCAGGCTTGATTTATGGTCATTTTGGTCatgcaatattaaagaatGTACTTCCAGAAGTAACAGACAACAGAGTCATTGATGAgatcttcaaaaaaatttatgataccctaattaaagaaattgatgCTATAGATAACGGTGTGCCAATGTATGATGCGGAACCATT GTATCGAATAGCTACTGATTTAAGCTCACGAGTGAGTAGACTCAATCCTCAATGGAATAGCCAAGATGTGAATATCGAAGAACAATTTGAAAGAGCTATGGCTTTGGTTTTGGAGGAATTTCTGGAATTTGTACAGTATGCAAAAAACGTTTGGCTGCCAGCAAAAGATATCGTACAACAAGCTGTGAAGGATCGATTTAAA atTGATTCGAGCGGCGAGATAATATTGTTGTCGCAAACTGTACCATGGAAGgaacatttatttcaattggaaaaagaaatgaatgtTTCGCCATCGATAAAATATGCCGTTTTTGAAGCTGATGACAACTACCGGGTTCAGTGTATGCCGGTAGCGTTGGGTAGTTTTGTATGCAGGATGTTTTTACCGGAAGCATGGGGCGGTTTACGTAACGAGGCGCTTGTGGAAGCCTGCAATATCGAAGACGCCGTGTTTGTACATTCCGTTCGATTTATCGGCGGCCATAAAACCAAAGACGGCGCATTGGCCATGGCGCGACAGGCGCTCCAAATTGGACATGCCGCGCAATGTATAAATTGA
- the LOC126852215 gene encoding apoptosis regulatory protein Siva-like, with protein MPKRPCPFEADLLPQVKVHVGQKQMNNGVLRDERMKDVYDKTLTLLKTGAKTLSYKLKASAQMDSIDLPFLQQLSPCKLKSTSNLKQMLLTDKLQLKVSNKIINDIQMDLCGCCRLIDQSIISKCYYCDQILCSSCLFACAGCSETFCQNCSLSVYNCEEQIMCFNCYR; from the exons ATGCCGAAACGCCCTTGTCCCTTCGAAGCGGACTTGCTACCGCAGGTAAAAGTGCATGTGGGACAAAAACAGATGAACAACGGCGTGTTGAGAGATGAACGGATGAAGGATGTTTACG ACAAGACTCTGACTCTGCTCAAGACAGGTGCAAAGACACTCTCGTATAAATTGAAAGCATCTGCGCAAATGGATTCTATAGATTTACCTTTTCTGCAACAACTGTCAccttgcaaattaaaatctacATCTAATCTAAAACAGATGCTATTGACAGACAAATTACAATTGAAAGTTAGCAATAAGATCATCAAT GATATTCAGATGGATCTTTGTGGATGTTGTCGGTTAATAGATCAATCTATAATAAGCAAATGCTATTATTGTGATCAAATACTATGTTCTTCTTGTTTGTTTGCTTGCGCTGGCTGTTCAGAAACATTCTGTCAGAATTGCTCTTTATCTGT atataatTGTGAAGAGCAAATCATGTGCTTTAACTGCTATCGATAg